A genomic window from Anaerolineae bacterium includes:
- the fsa gene encoding fructose-6-phosphate aldolase, with translation MKFFIDTANIEEIKDANSMGMVDGVTTNPSLVAKEGRDFEELIKEICEIVDGPVSAEVISLDTEGMVKEARHLAALHDNIVVKIPMTVNGIKATRKLSEEGIKTNVTLVFSPLQALMAAKAGATYVSPFIGRLDDISNEGMVLVEQIVEIYGNYAFDTEIIVASVRNPLHVLDAALIGADIATIPYKVLAKFAAHPLTDQGIKAFLDDWNKAKK, from the coding sequence ATGAAATTTTTTATTGATACTGCAAATATAGAAGAAATAAAGGATGCTAACAGCATGGGCATGGTTGACGGAGTTACAACCAACCCAAGTCTGGTTGCAAAAGAAGGCCGTGATTTTGAAGAACTTATTAAAGAGATTTGCGAGATTGTGGATGGACCTGTAAGCGCGGAAGTTATCAGTCTTGATACTGAAGGCATGGTCAAGGAGGCTCGGCATCTTGCAGCGCTTCATGATAACATAGTTGTTAAAATCCCCATGACGGTTAATGGAATAAAGGCTACGCGCAAGCTTTCGGAAGAGGGAATAAAGACAAATGTCACCCTGGTTTTTTCACCTCTTCAGGCCCTTATGGCGGCAAAAGCGGGGGCTACTTATGTAAGCCCTTTTATCGGACGTTTAGATGACATATCTAATGAGGGTATGGTTCTGGTAGAGCAGATTGTTGAAATTTACGGCAATTATGCATTTGATACGGAGATTATTGTGGCAAGTGTCAGGAATCCGCTCCATGTTCTTGACGCGGCGTTAATCGGCGCCGATATTGCTACCATACCATATAAGGTGCTTGCCAAGTTTGCCGCCCACCCCTTGACCGACCAAGGGATTAAAGCCTTTCTTGATGACTGGAACAAGGCAAAGAAGTAA
- the pgsA gene encoding CDP-diacylglycerol--glycerol-3-phosphate 3-phosphatidyltransferase — protein MISKDKIKDLLSNPNKLTLYRMAVIPVIVFLMVFPNKFFTFIAALLFSAAAITDYLDGYFARLHGLESKFGRIMDPVADKLLVASAFIMLASHGWVPGWIVCIIIGREIAVTGLRNFAVENREDIAASSLGKYKTGFQIAAIIPLLFHYPRFGVNFHAIGTMFLWAALILTVWSGVDYFMKFKKHLKI, from the coding sequence ATGATTTCTAAAGACAAGATAAAAGATTTACTCAGCAATCCTAACAAGCTGACATTATATCGCATGGCGGTAATACCGGTCATTGTGTTTCTAATGGTGTTTCCGAACAAATTTTTCACATTTATTGCAGCCCTTTTATTCAGCGCCGCGGCAATTACCGATTATCTGGACGGCTATTTTGCAAGGCTTCATGGACTTGAATCCAAGTTTGGAAGGATTATGGATCCGGTTGCCGACAAGCTCCTCGTTGCTTCGGCCTTTATCATGCTAGCCTCTCATGGCTGGGTTCCCGGATGGATTGTTTGCATAATTATAGGCCGCGAGATCGCCGTAACCGGCCTGCGTAATTTTGCCGTTGAAAACAGAGAGGATATTGCAGCATCAAGTCTTGGAAAATATAAAACAGGGTTTCAGATAGCAGCTATCATACCTCTTTTATTCCATTATCCTCGTTTTGGTGTAAATTTCCATGCAATCGGAACCATGTTTTTATGGGCGGCTCTGATATTAACGGTCTGGTCGGGAGTTGATTATTTTATGAAGTTCAAAAAGCATCTCAAAATATAA
- a CDS encoding restriction endonuclease subunit S codes for MKTSQKSKLGHICTIRTGKLDSNAAVEGGKYPFFTCAQETFSIDKFAFDTEAVLLGGNNANGIFPLKYYQGKFNAYQRTYIIESKDRNKVLNKFVYFSLRPVLEYFKSASIGAATQYLTKPVLDNLKITLPDIDTQRSIIDIVYAYDDLIYTNRRRIQLLEESARLLFREWFVYFRFPGYGKVKIVDGVPDGWEKEKINTLVSLLGGHAFKGTSYQQEGKYGIVTIKNVQQGSFIPQCTDYLDDTPNAMRKHCFLSNGDILMSLTGNVGRVCLVYGENFLLNQRVAKIESKNKLPKSYIYWMFDSPTMQKRIENLSYGSAQQNLSPIKLGEQKVILPPDPLLESFDEIFSLINSEIIQLLIQNQKLAQARDLLLPRLMSGAIEV; via the coding sequence ATGAAAACAAGTCAAAAATCGAAATTAGGTCATATTTGTACAATCAGAACAGGCAAGCTTGATTCTAATGCTGCTGTTGAAGGCGGCAAATACCCTTTTTTTACTTGTGCTCAAGAAACATTCAGTATAGATAAATTCGCATTCGATACAGAGGCGGTGTTACTTGGAGGAAACAATGCTAATGGGATATTTCCACTAAAATATTATCAAGGGAAGTTTAATGCGTATCAAAGGACTTACATTATAGAATCAAAAGATAGGAATAAAGTATTAAACAAATTTGTTTATTTCTCTCTTCGCCCCGTTTTAGAGTATTTCAAAAGTGCTTCAATAGGAGCTGCAACGCAGTATTTAACAAAACCGGTGCTGGACAATTTAAAAATTACTTTGCCAGATATTGACACTCAGCGAAGCATTATTGACATTGTATATGCCTACGACGACCTTATCTACACCAACCGCCGACGGATACAGCTTTTGGAAGAATCGGCGCGGCTATTATTCCGCGAGTGGTTTGTGTATTTCCGCTTTCCGGGATATGGAAAAGTAAAGATAGTCGATGGCGTGCCGGATGGGTGGGAGAAAGAAAAGATAAATACCCTCGTTTCTCTTTTGGGAGGCCATGCATTTAAAGGCACATCATATCAACAAGAGGGTAAGTACGGAATTGTAACTATAAAAAATGTTCAGCAAGGCAGTTTTATTCCTCAATGCACTGATTACTTGGACGACACCCCAAATGCAATGAGAAAACATTGTTTTTTATCTAATGGCGATATTTTAATGTCTCTTACGGGCAATGTTGGAAGAGTCTGTTTAGTATATGGTGAGAACTTTTTACTAAACCAACGCGTAGCAAAAATCGAATCGAAAAACAAATTACCTAAAAGCTATATTTATTGGATGTTTGATAGCCCAACAATGCAAAAGAGAATTGAAAATTTATCTTATGGTTCCGCTCAGCAAAATTTGAGCCCCATTAAGCTTGGAGAGCAAAAGGTAATTCTTCCACCCGATCCATTGCTTGAGTCGTTTGATGAAATATTTAGTTTGATAAATAGTGAGATAATCCAGCTATTAATTCAAAACCAAAAACTCGCCCAAGCCCGTGATTTGCTTTTGCCGCGGCTGATGAGCGGCGCGATTGAGGTATGA
- a CDS encoding N-6 DNA methylase has protein sequence MSQLENIEAIEKRLWSAADTLRANSNYASNEYFMPVMGLVFLRHAYSRYLAVKDEIIASLPMRGGKTPALTKKDFSKKSAIFLQPKAQFDYLVALKDSDDRAKAVIDAMESIEEDYDTLRGVLPKKEYRELDNEILGQLLRGLNPEELKKVSGDVFGRIYEYFLTQFADQKAHDGGEFFTPVSLVALIANVLEPKKGTVLDIACGSGGMFVQSARFVENLHENPNDKLSFYGLEKNATTINLAKMNLAVHGLVGDIKKAITYYEDPHNLYKKADFLMANPPFNVDEIDADKIKNDPRLPFGLPGVNKKGKVSNGNYVWISYFYSYLTEQGRAGFVMSSQASSAGNTEAKVREKLIETGHVDIMIAIRSGFFYTRTVPCELWFFNKSKPENLKDKVLMIDARNVARKLKGSRKIWEFSPEQLQNILSIVWLYRGETKRFHHLVVNYISATINEAVQSIAPARDYETIFTKLNKEIQPFMATLAKGGKQAETVKELADCLKDYTSGSQAFAKLAQEKTAWWKKQNKDTIKLAAALKELEPLAEENNKLIKEAELMYRLANRLIDVCLNTHNSKDSDKWNTREIAILKKQTEAARDTAVEQLKLARYFHHQAQWLIERFPEGKLRDVEGLVKLVDKAELKENDWSLTPGRYVGVAPEEEDPDFDFGETMRTIHTELEGLNAQAVDLAKKISENFKKIEI, from the coding sequence ATGTCACAACTGGAAAATATAGAAGCAATAGAGAAAAGACTCTGGAGCGCGGCGGATACGCTCCGGGCAAATTCCAATTATGCAAGCAATGAATATTTTATGCCGGTAATGGGATTGGTTTTCTTGCGCCATGCCTACAGCCGGTATTTGGCGGTAAAAGATGAAATCATTGCCAGCCTGCCGATGCGCGGGGGCAAAACCCCGGCGTTGACAAAAAAGGATTTCAGCAAAAAATCCGCTATTTTTCTACAGCCCAAAGCTCAATTTGATTATCTCGTAGCTCTCAAAGACAGCGATGATCGCGCCAAGGCAGTTATTGATGCAATGGAATCAATTGAAGAAGATTATGACACTCTGCGCGGCGTGTTGCCCAAAAAAGAATATCGTGAATTGGATAATGAAATATTGGGCCAACTGCTGCGGGGGTTGAATCCTGAAGAACTTAAAAAAGTATCCGGCGATGTATTTGGAAGAATTTATGAATATTTTCTCACACAGTTCGCTGATCAAAAAGCGCATGACGGCGGCGAGTTTTTTACGCCGGTATCCTTGGTAGCACTCATTGCCAATGTGCTGGAACCCAAAAAAGGAACAGTGCTGGATATAGCCTGCGGCAGCGGCGGGATGTTTGTTCAGAGTGCGCGTTTTGTAGAAAATCTGCACGAAAATCCAAACGATAAATTGAGCTTTTATGGTCTGGAGAAAAACGCCACCACGATCAACCTGGCAAAAATGAATCTGGCGGTGCATGGCTTGGTGGGTGATATCAAAAAAGCGATTACCTACTATGAAGACCCGCATAATCTGTATAAGAAAGCCGACTTTTTGATGGCCAATCCGCCGTTTAATGTGGATGAAATTGATGCCGACAAAATCAAAAACGATCCCCGTTTGCCTTTTGGCCTGCCCGGAGTGAATAAGAAAGGCAAAGTCAGCAACGGCAACTATGTCTGGATCAGTTATTTTTACAGTTACTTGACCGAACAAGGCAGGGCTGGATTTGTAATGTCGTCCCAGGCGTCAAGTGCAGGCAACACTGAAGCCAAAGTGCGGGAGAAGCTGATTGAGACCGGTCATGTGGATATCATGATCGCAATCCGATCAGGCTTTTTTTATACACGTACTGTTCCATGTGAGCTTTGGTTCTTTAATAAATCTAAACCGGAGAATCTAAAAGATAAGGTACTGATGATCGATGCGCGGAATGTTGCTCGTAAACTAAAGGGAAGCAGGAAAATTTGGGAATTTTCACCGGAGCAATTGCAAAATATTCTTTCCATCGTATGGCTTTATCGGGGTGAGACGAAGCGTTTTCATCACTTGGTAGTGAATTATATTTCCGCCACGATTAATGAAGCCGTGCAAAGCATCGCTCCGGCACGAGACTATGAAACTATTTTTACCAAATTAAATAAAGAGATTCAACCATTTATGGCTACACTTGCTAAAGGCGGGAAACAAGCAGAAACAGTTAAAGAGTTAGCCGACTGTCTGAAAGACTACACCAGCGGAAGTCAGGCATTTGCCAAGTTGGCGCAAGAAAAAACCGCCTGGTGGAAAAAGCAAAATAAAGACACTATTAAACTTGCCGCAGCGCTCAAAGAATTGGAACCACTCGCAGAGGAAAACAATAAGCTAATTAAAGAAGCCGAACTGATGTATCGGCTCGCCAACCGTTTGATTGATGTGTGCCTCAATACCCACAACTCCAAAGATAGCGACAAGTGGAATACGCGAGAAATTGCCATCCTCAAAAAACAAACCGAAGCGGCGCGCGACACAGCGGTAGAACAACTTAAATTAGCCCGCTATTTTCATCACCAAGCGCAGTGGCTCATCGAGCGATTCCCGGAAGGAAAACTCCGCGATGTGGAAGGGTTGGTGAAGCTGGTGGATAAAGCCGAACTGAAAGAAAACGACTGGAGCCTGACCCCGGGCAGGTATGTGGGCGTAGCACCGGAGGAGGAAGACCCGGATTTTGACTTTGGTGAAACCATGCGCACTATTCATACCGAGCTGGAAGGCCTGAACGCCCAAGCTGTCGATTTAGCAAAAAAAATTAGTGAAAATTTTAAGAAGATAGAGATATGA
- a CDS encoding LL-diaminopimelate aminotransferase → MIKIEKSDRLNSLPPYLFKEIDRQKEEVRKSGVDIIDLGVGDPDMPTPPHIIEALNRAALDPANHRYPSYTGMDDFNKAVAKWYKRRFNVDLDYKKEIVTLIGSKEGIAHIPLAFINPGDTALVTSPGYPVYDIGVRFAGGQTYFMDLIKENNFLPDLGAVPDEIAGKAKMMFINYPNNPTSAVATGEFFEETVAFAETNNIIVCHDAAYTEMAFDGYKPKSFLETPGAKDVGIEFHSLSKTYNMTGWRIGFAVGRAEVIQALGQVKSNIDSGAFQAIQIAGIAALEGDQTGLEEINKEYASRRDILVDGLADLGFSVERPRATFYLWIEVPKGYSSTETAGRLLKEAGIVVTPGNGFGAAGEGYIRMALTVGKKRLKEVLERIGSVGF, encoded by the coding sequence ATGATTAAAATCGAAAAATCGGACAGATTAAATTCATTGCCGCCATATCTGTTCAAGGAAATAGACAGGCAAAAAGAAGAGGTCAGGAAGTCAGGTGTTGATATCATTGACCTGGGGGTAGGGGATCCCGACATGCCGACCCCTCCGCATATAATTGAAGCTTTAAACAGGGCGGCGCTGGATCCGGCAAATCATAGATATCCATCATATACAGGCATGGATGATTTCAACAAGGCGGTTGCGAAATGGTATAAGCGCAGATTTAATGTAGATCTTGATTATAAGAAGGAAATTGTCACGCTGATAGGGTCCAAGGAAGGGATAGCCCATATACCCCTTGCCTTTATTAATCCCGGAGATACGGCTCTTGTAACAAGTCCGGGCTATCCGGTCTATGATATCGGGGTGAGGTTTGCGGGCGGTCAGACATATTTCATGGATCTTATAAAGGAGAATAATTTTCTGCCTGATTTAGGGGCTGTGCCTGACGAGATCGCGGGGAAAGCAAAGATGATGTTTATTAATTATCCCAACAATCCGACGTCTGCGGTTGCAACCGGGGAATTCTTTGAAGAAACGGTCGCTTTTGCAGAAACGAACAATATAATTGTTTGTCACGATGCAGCCTATACTGAGATGGCTTTTGATGGATACAAACCGAAAAGTTTTCTTGAAACCCCAGGCGCAAAGGATGTGGGGATAGAGTTTCATTCACTTTCAAAAACATATAATATGACGGGCTGGCGCATCGGGTTTGCGGTCGGCAGGGCCGAGGTAATACAGGCGCTTGGCCAGGTGAAAAGCAATATCGATTCAGGTGCGTTCCAGGCGATCCAGATTGCGGGCATAGCTGCCCTGGAAGGGGACCAGACCGGTTTAGAGGAGATAAACAAAGAATATGCGTCCCGCCGTGATATATTAGTTGACGGTCTTGCTGATCTTGGATTTTCGGTGGAAAGACCCAGGGCTACATTTTATCTCTGGATTGAGGTTCCAAAGGGATATTCTTCGACGGAAACAGCAGGCCGCCTTCTGAAAGAGGCAGGCATAGTCGTAACTCCGGGCAATGGATTTGGAGCGGCAGGAGAAGGATATATAAGAATGGCCTTAACCGTCGGTAAAAAAAGATTGAAAGAGGTTCTTGAAAGAATCGGCTCAGTCGGCTTTTAA
- the folK gene encoding 2-amino-4-hydroxy-6-hydroxymethyldihydropteridine diphosphokinase, producing the protein MNYGHIAYISIGSNMGSRLENCKNSLTSLAESKTSIIRSISPFYMTEPVDYINQDWFVNLVVKIETRLDPFRLLDKLKLIQGNAGRNHNAERFGPRILDLDILIYDDIIINSPELIIPHPRMHKRRFVLKPICDIGPHIVHPVFKKDMQCLLDSLDDDGQIVRELKEQDLI; encoded by the coding sequence ATGAATTATGGCCATATCGCATATATTTCCATAGGGTCAAACATGGGAAGCAGGCTTGAAAACTGCAAAAACAGCCTGACCTCCCTGGCAGAATCGAAAACATCTATTATAAGGAGCATATCTCCTTTTTACATGACCGAACCGGTTGATTATATAAATCAGGATTGGTTTGTAAATCTTGTTGTAAAAATTGAGACCAGACTAGATCCTTTCCGGCTTTTAGATAAACTAAAATTAATTCAAGGCAATGCGGGTCGCAATCATAATGCCGAAAGGTTCGGCCCCAGAATACTTGATCTTGATATCCTTATATATGATGATATTATAATAAATTCACCTGAGCTGATCATCCCTCATCCCAGGATGCATAAAAGACGCTTTGTTTTAAAGCCTATTTGTGATATAGGTCCACACATTGTTCATCCTGTTTTTAAAAAGGATATGCAATGCCTGTTAGACAGCCTGGATGATGATGGGCAAATAGTAAGAGAGCTGAAAGAGCAGGATTTGATATAG
- the dinD gene encoding DNA damage-inducible protein D, with the protein MSDKHLVSMGSKSFEDLKKINEYGAEYWSAREIQPLLGYTQWRRFEDAVKRAITSCKNSGNEPRYHFAGAGKPIEGGKGAVQLVNDYHLSRFACYLIAQNGDPRKPEIANAQKYFAIQARRQEISDAVTADLERLELRKQTAEEFKALSGAAREAGVHDKMFGVFHDAGYKGMYGGMGRDAIKRFKRIPEKENLMDRMDTTELAANQFRMTQTRDKLARERIRDQQAAIRTHESVGKEVRDAIKRIGGTPPEHLPPAEHIKLVEKRVKGVPPKLELEEKDAKGLIGHSEEE; encoded by the coding sequence ATGTCGGATAAACATTTGGTATCAATGGGAAGCAAGTCTTTTGAAGACCTGAAGAAAATAAATGAATATGGAGCGGAATATTGGAGCGCGCGGGAGATTCAGCCTCTTTTGGGATATACGCAATGGAGGAGATTTGAAGACGCCGTTAAAAGGGCAATAACATCTTGTAAAAATTCAGGGAATGAACCTCGCTATCACTTTGCCGGCGCCGGCAAACCGATAGAGGGTGGAAAAGGTGCAGTGCAATTGGTTAATGACTACCATCTGTCCCGATTTGCCTGTTATTTGATTGCTCAGAATGGAGATCCTCGCAAACCTGAAATCGCAAATGCTCAAAAATATTTTGCAATTCAGGCGCGCAGACAGGAAATTTCTGATGCCGTTACTGCCGATTTAGAACGGTTGGAGCTTCGCAAACAGACCGCTGAGGAGTTTAAAGCCCTGTCGGGCGCAGCGCGGGAAGCAGGGGTTCATGACAAGATGTTTGGTGTTTTTCATGATGCAGGATATAAAGGGATGTACGGTGGTATGGGGCGTGACGCCATTAAGCGATTTAAAAGGATACCCGAAAAAGAAAATCTGATGGACAGGATGGATACAACCGAACTTGCTGCAAACCAGTTCCGCATGACCCAGACGCGTGACAAGCTGGCGCGCGAACGGATAAGGGATCAACAGGCTGCCATACGAACCCATGAAAGTGTAGGCAAGGAGGTTAGAGACGCTATCAAACGTATCGGTGGAACACCTCCTGAGCATTTACCTCCTGCCGAACATATAAAGCTTGTCGAGAAAAGGGTAAAGGGTGTACCTCCAAAGCTGGAACTGGAAGAAAAAGACGCCAAAGGGCTGATCGGGCATTCGGAAGAGGAATGA
- the radC gene encoding DNA repair protein RadC: protein MPKIKDLPKHKRPREKLSEKGAENVSDAELLAILIRIGRAGKSALDIAKETLKKYPLSKLLAVSIDDLKGIKGLEDTKAITIKAALELGSRAVGSFNNSLPILDSVRDTVAQLADLRGKQKEYFMVLYLNARKQLIHKETISIGTLTETLVHPREVFEPAIRHFTSSIILAHNHPSKNTEVSDEDIKLTEKLIQSGTILDIEVLDHIIITDDGYISFKEKGLLFK from the coding sequence ATGCCAAAAATCAAAGACTTACCAAAACATAAGCGGCCCCGAGAAAAGCTGTCGGAAAAGGGAGCGGAGAATGTAAGCGATGCCGAGTTATTGGCAATCCTGATTCGTATCGGGCGGGCCGGTAAAAGCGCTTTGGATATTGCTAAGGAAACTTTGAAAAAATATCCCTTATCAAAACTTTTGGCAGTTTCAATAGATGATCTGAAAGGTATTAAGGGGCTGGAAGATACCAAAGCCATTACGATCAAGGCGGCTTTGGAGCTTGGCAGTCGCGCGGTTGGTTCCTTTAATAATTCTCTTCCCATCCTCGATTCCGTAAGAGACACGGTTGCCCAGCTTGCCGATTTGCGCGGTAAGCAAAAAGAATATTTTATGGTGCTGTATCTCAATGCTCGCAAGCAACTCATTCATAAAGAAACTATTTCTATAGGCACATTGACGGAAACACTGGTGCATCCACGCGAAGTTTTTGAACCGGCTATACGCCACTTTACTTCTTCCATCATATTGGCGCACAATCATCCATCAAAAAACACGGAAGTGTCTGATGAGGATATCAAGCTAACTGAAAAATTGATCCAATCGGGCACGATTCTCGATATTGAAGTACTTGACCATATCATCATCACCGATGACGGTTATATCAGTTTTAAGGAAAAAGGATTACTTTTTAAGTAA